A section of the Cottoperca gobio chromosome 17, fCotGob3.1, whole genome shotgun sequence genome encodes:
- the LOC115022634 gene encoding caspase-8-like isoform X2, which yields MSAKDTMRRNKTSIQRILSGDYKIILNKAFEEKEIGITLREYNNLKSINKENVEGHVVDLVDKIMNKGEESCQAFLNLLQTDEEIKRTYPELKNIQLNEACLLPKPVQACSDDKSDVLPQESKRQKEDETYEINSQPASLCVIINNENFDEELRSGTNKDAHLAEVFSWLGFRVLMCKDQTKDQMERALKCFASLSDFAQLQEFNVKEWSGSGFTDLQEAPMHGDAFICCVLSHGNKGVVFGIDWQPLSIKQITTTFKATDQSSLTGKPKVFLIQACQGSKKQLGVLSKGLQADDADPSSFLPEEADFLIAMATVEDCISIRHKIHGSWFVQSVCQQLKEGCPWSKDITTLLYKVNNEVSQKEGGFQPGAVKQMPEVRLTLRKSLVLSPRRN from the exons ATGTCAGCCAAAGACACGATGAGACGTAACAAGACATCCATTCAGAGGATTTTGAGTGGAGACTACAAGATAATCCTCAACAAAGCTTTTGAGGAGAAAGAGATAGGCATAACTCTGCGTGAGTACAACAACCTTAAAAGCatcaacaaagaaaatgtagagGGCCACGTCGTGGATCTCGTGGATAAGATCATgaacaaaggagaggagagctgcCAAGCCTTCCTGAACCTCCTGCAAACTGATGAGGAAATTAAAAGGACTTACCCTGAGCTGAAAAACATACAGTTGAATGAGGCCTGCCTTTTACCTAAGCCTGTCCAAGCTTGTTCAGATGACAAGAGTG ATGTTCTGCCACAAGAGAGCAAGAGGCAAAAGGAG gACGAGACCTATGAGATTAACAGCCAGCCTGCCAGCCTCTGCGTGATCATAAACAACGAGAATTTCGATGAAGAATTGAGAAGTGGAACCAACAAAGATGCTC ATCTGGCAGAGGTGTTCAGCTGGCTGGGGTTCAGAGTCCTGATGTGTAAAGACCAAACCAAGGACCAGATGGAACGAGCACTGAAATGCTTTGCTTCTCTGAGCGACTTCGCTCAGCTGCAGGAGTTCAATGTGAAGGAGTGGTCTGGCAGTGGATTCACCGATCTTCAAGAGGCTCCTATGCACGGCGATGCCTTCATCTGCTGTGTTctgagtcacggaaacaagggtGTCGTCTTCGGGATTGATTGGCAGCCCCTCTCCATTAAACAAATAACTACAACTTTCAAGGCGACCGATCAATCAAGCCTCACCGGCAAACCCAAAGTGTTCCTGATCCAGGCCTGCCAGGGAAGCAAGAAACAGCTTGGAGTGCTGTCCAAAGGTCTGCAGGCTGATGACGCAgatccctcgtcattcctcccTGAGGAAGCCGATTTTCTGATTGCCATGGCCACTGTTGAAGATTGTATATCGATCAGACACAAAATACATGGGAGCTGGTTCGTCcaatctgtctgtcagcagctaAAGGAGGGCTGCCCGTG GAGCAAAGACATTACCACACTCCTCTACAAGGTAAACAATGAAGTCAGCCAGAAGGAGGGCGGCTTTCAACCTGGTGCAGTGAAGCAGATGCCTGAAGTTAGGTTAACCCTGAGGAAGAGCCTTGTGCTGTCTCCACGTCGCAACTGA
- the LOC115022634 gene encoding caspase-8-like isoform X1: protein MSAKDTMRRNKTSIQRILSGDYKIILNKAFEEKEIGITLREYNNLKSINKENVEGHVVDLVDKIMNKGEESCQAFLNLLQTDEEIKRTYPELKNIQLNEACLLPKPVQACSDDKSDVLPQESKRQKEDETYEINSQPASLCVIINNENFDEELRSGTNKDAQDLAEVFSWLGFRVLMCKDQTKDQMERALKCFASLSDFAQLQEFNVKEWSGSGFTDLQEAPMHGDAFICCVLSHGNKGVVFGIDWQPLSIKQITTTFKATDQSSLTGKPKVFLIQACQGSKKQLGVLSKGLQADDADPSSFLPEEADFLIAMATVEDCISIRHKIHGSWFVQSVCQQLKEGCPWSKDITTLLYKVNNEVSQKEGGFQPGAVKQMPEVRLTLRKSLVLSPRRN, encoded by the exons ATGTCAGCCAAAGACACGATGAGACGTAACAAGACATCCATTCAGAGGATTTTGAGTGGAGACTACAAGATAATCCTCAACAAAGCTTTTGAGGAGAAAGAGATAGGCATAACTCTGCGTGAGTACAACAACCTTAAAAGCatcaacaaagaaaatgtagagGGCCACGTCGTGGATCTCGTGGATAAGATCATgaacaaaggagaggagagctgcCAAGCCTTCCTGAACCTCCTGCAAACTGATGAGGAAATTAAAAGGACTTACCCTGAGCTGAAAAACATACAGTTGAATGAGGCCTGCCTTTTACCTAAGCCTGTCCAAGCTTGTTCAGATGACAAGAGTG ATGTTCTGCCACAAGAGAGCAAGAGGCAAAAGGAG gACGAGACCTATGAGATTAACAGCCAGCCTGCCAGCCTCTGCGTGATCATAAACAACGAGAATTTCGATGAAGAATTGAGAAGTGGAACCAACAAAGATGCTC AAGATCTGGCAGAGGTGTTCAGCTGGCTGGGGTTCAGAGTCCTGATGTGTAAAGACCAAACCAAGGACCAGATGGAACGAGCACTGAAATGCTTTGCTTCTCTGAGCGACTTCGCTCAGCTGCAGGAGTTCAATGTGAAGGAGTGGTCTGGCAGTGGATTCACCGATCTTCAAGAGGCTCCTATGCACGGCGATGCCTTCATCTGCTGTGTTctgagtcacggaaacaagggtGTCGTCTTCGGGATTGATTGGCAGCCCCTCTCCATTAAACAAATAACTACAACTTTCAAGGCGACCGATCAATCAAGCCTCACCGGCAAACCCAAAGTGTTCCTGATCCAGGCCTGCCAGGGAAGCAAGAAACAGCTTGGAGTGCTGTCCAAAGGTCTGCAGGCTGATGACGCAgatccctcgtcattcctcccTGAGGAAGCCGATTTTCTGATTGCCATGGCCACTGTTGAAGATTGTATATCGATCAGACACAAAATACATGGGAGCTGGTTCGTCcaatctgtctgtcagcagctaAAGGAGGGCTGCCCGTG GAGCAAAGACATTACCACACTCCTCTACAAGGTAAACAATGAAGTCAGCCAGAAGGAGGGCGGCTTTCAACCTGGTGCAGTGAAGCAGATGCCTGAAGTTAGGTTAACCCTGAGGAAGAGCCTTGTGCTGTCTCCACGTCGCAACTGA
- the crlf2 gene encoding cytokine receptor-like factor 2, with protein sequence MKLFPVHPILWSCFLFLCASRSETKANSPDVCQEEEDSGSITVHSCSVEEHYVEEEEVDENFHCRLYPTNILNCSWSFPTLHKDAQFFVNISICDDKRTVQAPNLSSEERVGSMSLILHVHEMLHLILRFNITLHDRWTVYTITYNIDMLEVLSPPPNISASVKDGDLVVTWGLPHSRADTNPECFEYQLAMADQERPKSLTNQSYTEPNVDPTCTHSVKIRTRKKNDCQEHSQWSDWSPIVTVQQSIYKLNTLVIISISLGIPMILLAVLLLVRQQRLYDVLFPPIPHPPPKYKYFLEKNDTFNLFHPAPSAEAAEEITQVEDMEQKRTPT encoded by the exons ATGAAGCTGTTTCCTGTCCATCCAATACTATggtcctgttttctttttttgtgtgcatcACGAAGTG AGACGAAGGCCAACAGTCCAGATGTCTGtcaggaagaagaagattctGGCAGC ATCACTGTACATAGTTGTTCGGTGGAGGAGCATTAtgtagaggaggaagaggtggatgAGAACTTTCACTGCCGCCTTTACCCAACAAATATACTCAACTGCTCCTGGTCATTCCCCACCTTACACAAGGATGCTCAGTTCTTTGTCAATATCAG TATCTGTGATGATAAGAGAACAGTTCAGGCTCCGAACCTTTCGTCTGAGGAGAGAGTCGGATCAATGTCTTTGATTCTGCACGTGCATGAGATGTTACATTTAATCCTCCGCTTTAACATAACCCTGCACGACAGGTGGACAGTCTACACCATCACATACAACATCGACATGCTAG AGGTCCTGTCTCCGCCCCCAAACATCTCTGCATCAGTCAAAGATGGAGACCTGGTGGTGACATGGGGTCTGCCCCACAGTCGCGCTGACACCAACCCAGAATGCTTTGAATACCAGCTGGCCATGGCTGACCAG gaaCGCCCCAAAAGCTTGACCAACCAGTCTTATACAGAGCCCAATGTAGATCCCACCTGCACCCACAGCGTGAAGATTAGGACAAGAAAGAAGAACGACTGCCAAGAACATTCTCAATGGAGTGACTGGAGTCCCATCGTCA cgGTGCAACAGTCAATTTACAAACTCAACACTCTGGTGATCATCTCCATTTCACTTGGAATACCCATGATCCTCctggctgtgctgctgctggtgcgcCAACAGAG gttgtaCGATGTTCTGTTCCCTCCAATTCCTCACCCCCCGCCAAAGTACAAATATTTTTTGGAAAAGAATGACACTTTTAAT CTCTTCCACCCCGCCCCGTCAGCTGAGGCTGCGGAGGAAATCACACAGGTGGAGGACATGGAGCAAAAGCGAACACCAACCTGA
- the LOC115022606 gene encoding SH2 domain-containing protein 1A-like isoform X1 — protein MEREGMLVRSMYYGRIGYEATERLLERFGHDGSFLLRDSETVQGAYCLCVRKAPLVHTYRLVCSSDGWCLQQDSGVRLQRFRTLETLIESYRTGAASDISIAPLTEPLDKTQLQYISFGQECLYMETCSSSSSSSVL, from the exons atggagagggaggggatgCTGGTTCGGTCTATGTACTACGGGAGAATAGGATACGAGGCCACGGAGAGGCTGCTGGAGAGGTTTGGACATGATGGCAGCTTTCTGCTGAGAGACAGCGAGACGGTGCAGGGGGcctactgtctgtgtgtgag aaAAGCCCCTTTGGTGCACACCTACAGGCTTGTATGCTCCAGTGACGGCTGGTGTCTTCAG CAGGATTCAGGAGTCAGACTGCAGAGATTTAGGACTCTGGAAACACTGATAGAGAGCTACAGAACGGGTGCAGCCTCTGACATCAGTATTGCCCCCCTCACAGAACCACTGGACAAAACACAGCTACAATACATCAGCTTTGGACAgg AGTGTCTGTACATGGAAAcgtgtagcagcagcagcagcagctcggtCCTTTGA
- the LOC115022606 gene encoding SH2 domain-containing protein 1A-like isoform X2 codes for MEREGMLVRSMYYGRIGYEATERLLERFGHDGSFLLRDSETVQGAYCLCVRKAPLVHTYRLVCSSDGWCLQDSGVRLQRFRTLETLIESYRTGAASDISIAPLTEPLDKTQLQYISFGQECLYMETCSSSSSSSVL; via the exons atggagagggaggggatgCTGGTTCGGTCTATGTACTACGGGAGAATAGGATACGAGGCCACGGAGAGGCTGCTGGAGAGGTTTGGACATGATGGCAGCTTTCTGCTGAGAGACAGCGAGACGGTGCAGGGGGcctactgtctgtgtgtgag aaAAGCCCCTTTGGTGCACACCTACAGGCTTGTATGCTCCAGTGACGGCTGGTGTCTTCAG GATTCAGGAGTCAGACTGCAGAGATTTAGGACTCTGGAAACACTGATAGAGAGCTACAGAACGGGTGCAGCCTCTGACATCAGTATTGCCCCCCTCACAGAACCACTGGACAAAACACAGCTACAATACATCAGCTTTGGACAgg AGTGTCTGTACATGGAAAcgtgtagcagcagcagcagcagctcggtCCTTTGA
- the LOC115022604 gene encoding uncharacterized protein CXorf38 isoform X1, with amino-acid sequence MVREELAVRLNDRGYKNWLKAGRCLLILKDGLHPFITQRMKAFHGDLLNQNTLLRKPCETSSCKPRGNKLSSTCSVCSEWQTVILRHHRQPDVTVNWENCFLPNCRTDHWELAKAYMPRGQRKVKGADQCDASALLNLINYCDSFQSVDPTFVREVIRYRNELMHSCEFRVKDEWMRRYQMALKKVMRQFSNVPQMATVGQQIEEMLTVDLSIFVSGLDRMDSAVHEGLHCDSVSQWETSADLISQWEAELLQERLQELLHAAADAQDTEQLKRLRSFLQANRDLSERFSSELQAINSLESRE; translated from the exons ATGGTTCGTGAGGAGCTGGCGGTCCGTCTCAACGACAGAGGATATAAAAACTGGCTGAAAGCCGGCCGGTGTCTGCTCATACTGAAGGATGGACTGCATCCCTTCATCACCCAACGCATGAAGGCTTTCCACGGAGATCTGCTCAATCAAAACACTCTGCTGCGGAAACCGTGTGAGACTTCTTCGTGCAAACCCAGAGGGAATAAG ctgtcctcaacatgcagtgtgtgttcagagtggcAGACAGTGATCCTGAGACACCACAGACAGCCAGATGTCACAGTGAACTGGGAAAACTGTTTCCTTCCCAACTGCAGAACAGACCACTGGGAACTGGCCAAG GCCTACATGCCACGGGGTCAGAGGAAAGTGAAGGGGGCAGATCAATGTGATGCGTCTGCTCTACTCAACCTTATCAACTACTGTGATAGTTTCCAGTCTGTGGATCCAACATTTGTGAGAGAG GTGATCCGTTACAGAAACGAGTTGATGCATTCCTGTGAGTTCCGTGTGAAGGATGAATGGATGAGACGCTACCAGATGGCTTTGAAAAAGGTCATGCGGCAGTTCAGCAACGTACCACAGATGGCAACAGTTGGACAACAGATCGAGGAG ATGCTGACCGTTGATTTGTCAATATTTGTCTCTGGTTTGGACCGCATGGATTCTGCTGTCCATGAGGGATTACACTGTGATTCTGTCAGCCAATGGGAGACCAGCGCAGACTTAATTAGCCAATGGGAGGCTGAGTTGCTACAGGAGAGGCTGCAAGAGTTACtgcatgctgctgctgatgcacaG GACACCGAGCAGCTGAAGAGGCTGCGCAGCTTCCTGCAGGCCAACAGAGATCTGAGCGAGAGGTTTTCTTCAGAGCTCCAAGCCATCAACTCACTGGAGTCCAGAGAATAA
- the LOC115022604 gene encoding uncharacterized protein CXorf38 homolog isoform X2: MVREELAVRLNDRGYKNWLKAGRCLLILKDGLHPFITQRMKAFHGDLLNQNTLLRKPCETSSCKPRGNKLSSTCSVCSEWQTVILRHHRQPDVTVNWENCFLPNCRTDHWELAKAYMPRGQRKVKGADQCDASALLNLINYCDSFQSVDPTFVREMLTVDLSIFVSGLDRMDSAVHEGLHCDSVSQWETSADLISQWEAELLQERLQELLHAAADAQDTEQLKRLRSFLQANRDLSERFSSELQAINSLESRE, encoded by the exons ATGGTTCGTGAGGAGCTGGCGGTCCGTCTCAACGACAGAGGATATAAAAACTGGCTGAAAGCCGGCCGGTGTCTGCTCATACTGAAGGATGGACTGCATCCCTTCATCACCCAACGCATGAAGGCTTTCCACGGAGATCTGCTCAATCAAAACACTCTGCTGCGGAAACCGTGTGAGACTTCTTCGTGCAAACCCAGAGGGAATAAG ctgtcctcaacatgcagtgtgtgttcagagtggcAGACAGTGATCCTGAGACACCACAGACAGCCAGATGTCACAGTGAACTGGGAAAACTGTTTCCTTCCCAACTGCAGAACAGACCACTGGGAACTGGCCAAG GCCTACATGCCACGGGGTCAGAGGAAAGTGAAGGGGGCAGATCAATGTGATGCGTCTGCTCTACTCAACCTTATCAACTACTGTGATAGTTTCCAGTCTGTGGATCCAACATTTGTGAGAGAG ATGCTGACCGTTGATTTGTCAATATTTGTCTCTGGTTTGGACCGCATGGATTCTGCTGTCCATGAGGGATTACACTGTGATTCTGTCAGCCAATGGGAGACCAGCGCAGACTTAATTAGCCAATGGGAGGCTGAGTTGCTACAGGAGAGGCTGCAAGAGTTACtgcatgctgctgctgatgcacaG GACACCGAGCAGCTGAAGAGGCTGCGCAGCTTCCTGCAGGCCAACAGAGATCTGAGCGAGAGGTTTTCTTCAGAGCTCCAAGCCATCAACTCACTGGAGTCCAGAGAATAA